The following DNA comes from Lentibacillus sp. Marseille-P4043.
AGAGAAGCACGATATTCTGGATCTGCTTCTAGAAGTGCACGTGCGATACCATGACGGATAGCACCAGCTTGACCAGTGAATCCTCCACCATGAACGTTTACTAAAACATCGTAAGTTCCTTGAGTTTCAGTAGCTACAAGTGGCTGATTCAAAATTAGTAATTGTGTTTCATATGGAAAATAGTCTTTTGCTTCACGTTTATTGATCGTAACACGGCCAGTTCCTGGAACTAAGCGAACACGTGCGGTTGAACTTTTCCGACGACCTGTACCGTAATATTGTACTTGTGCCAATTGATTAACCTCCTTTTAATTATCCACGAAGCTCGTAAACTTCTGGTTTTTGTGCTTGATGATTGTGTTCAGAACCTCTGTATACGTGTAATTTCTTACCCATTTTACGGCCTAATGGACCTTTAGGAAGCATACCTTTTACAGTTAGTTCTAACATTTGTTCAGGGTATTTTGTACGCATTTCATATGCATTGCGTTCTTTCAACCCGCCAACATAATTTGTATGACGATAGTACATTTTGTCATTTATTTTATTTCCTGTAAGTTCGATTTTTTCAGCATTGATAATGATAACATTATCACCTGTATCAGCATGTGGTGTATAGGTTGGTTTGTGCTTTCCGCGAAGGATTGCAGCAACCTCACTAGCTAAGCGACCTAATCGCTTGCCTTCCGCATCCACAACAAGCCATTTGCGTTCAATATTATTCTCATTCGCCATGAAAGTTGTGCGCATGATGGTTTCCCTCCATATTCTTTCGTTTCCGTTGGTTATTCCTATATTTAACATAATTAGTTTCCGGGGCTAATCATGGTTTAGAAATAAAATGCCATAGACCATAGTATACCAAAATGGTGCTCTATGTCAAGTCA
Coding sequences within:
- the rpsI gene encoding 30S ribosomal protein S9, with translation MAQVQYYGTGRRKSSTARVRLVPGTGRVTINKREAKDYFPYETQLLILNQPLVATETQGTYDVLVNVHGGGFTGQAGAIRHGIARALLEADPEYRASLKSEGYLTRDPRAKERKKYGLKGARRAPQFSKR
- the rplM gene encoding 50S ribosomal protein L13; its protein translation is MRTTFMANENNIERKWLVVDAEGKRLGRLASEVAAILRGKHKPTYTPHADTGDNVIIINAEKIELTGNKINDKMYYRHTNYVGGLKERNAYEMRTKYPEQMLELTVKGMLPKGPLGRKMGKKLHVYRGSEHNHQAQKPEVYELRG